A single region of the Ficedula albicollis isolate OC2 chromosome 11, FicAlb1.5, whole genome shotgun sequence genome encodes:
- the IRX3 gene encoding iroquois-class homeodomain protein IRX-3, whose product PQRDGADPGPGRHLSRAAPSLSLQGAQYELKESPGVQHAAFPPHHPAFYPYGQYQFGDPSRPKNATRESTSTLKAWLNEHRKNPYPTKGEKIMLAIITKMTLTQVSTWFANARRRLKKENKMTWAPRSRTDEEGNSYGSDHEGEEDKREDEEEIDLENIDTENIESNKDELEDDLQDADLLHSDSKTDSEGSEGFEDLPGSEERYDKASEGEPHHLRHHHLNAFFFPFPLLFLDRSSALEVEKKLLKTAFQPVQRRPQNQLDAAMVLSALSSS is encoded by the exons ccccagcgggaCGGAGCGGACCCGGGCCCGGGCCGCCATCTCAGCCGGGCCGCCCCTTCCCTCTCGCTGCAGGGCGCCCAGTACGAGCTGAAGGAGAGCCCGGGGGTGCAGCACGCCGCCTTCCCCCCCCACCACCCTGCCTTCTACCCCTACGGGCAGTACCAGTTCGGGGACCCGTCGCGGCCCAAGAACGCCACACGGGAAAGCACCAGCACCCTCAAGGCCTGGCTCAACGAGCACCGGAAAAACCCCTACCCCACCAAGGGCGAGAAGATCATGCTGGCCATCATCACCAAAATGACCCTCACCCAGGTCTCCACTTGGTTCGCCAACGCGAGGCGGCGGCTCAAGAAGGAGAACAAAATGACCTGGGCCCCCCGCAGCAGGACGGACGAGGAGGGCAACTCCTACGGGAGCGACCACGAGGGGGAAGAGGACAAGAGGGAGGACGAGGAGGAGATCGACCTCGAAAACATCGACACCGAGAACATCGAAAGCAACAAGGACGAGCTCGAGGACGATCTACAGGATGCCGACCTCCTGCACTCTGACTCCAAGACGGACTCGGAGGGATCCGAAGGCTTCGAGGACCTGCCCGGCTCCGAGGAGCGCTACGACAAGGCCTCCGAGGGGGAGCCGCACCACCTCCGCCACCACCAcct GaacgcttttttttttccctttccccttctctttttaGATCGATCTAGTGCCTTGGAAGTAGAGAAAAAGTTACTAAAGACAGCTTTCCAGCCAGTGCAGAGGCG gcccCAGAACCAACTTGACGCCGCTATGGTTCTATCGGCGCTCTCGTCATCatag